The DNA sequence ATAAGATCTATATGTATATTTCTACGGGACGCATACATTTTATCGGCAAGTGGTGTCAGACTGTCCGTCGTCAGATATTTTAGACTTCGGGCTGCCTGACTTGGGGAAGGTCTGGCTGACCCGAGTATCCGGAGGGAAGTTGCTCTTATGTCCCTCCGGTCGACTGAGCTGACGCCTCCGGCTCAGGCATTCGCCAGCTTCATGCAGAACAGCTTCAATCCAGCATAAACAGAATTCGCCAGACCACTGCGGGCCGATCTTTGCGTGCCGGAATTGGAACACGGCACGCGTTTCCCGGAACGCGTCTATAAAAACCAACAATGAGAATGATTTTTAATTGCAATGCCAAAGCGAGGCATGTAAGGCACCGCAATTGAGAATGATTATCAAACCTTGGGGGCCTTATGATCAACCTTCTGAAACACCCGGGAACCTGCAGCGCGCTGATCCTGCTGGCGGCAGCGCCAGCCTGGGCCGCCCCTCAGGCCAGCGAGTCTGAGCCTGCCCCGGATGAGCAACAGATCCTGGACACCGTGGTCGTGACCGGCGAGCAGGTTCCCTATATGCGTCTTTCGGAAACCGCGACGAAGACCAATCTGGACCTGATGGACACGCCGCTCAGCGTGACCATGCTGAACGAGACTTTCCTGGAAGACCTCCATTCCGAACGGCTTGCCGACGCCTATCCCTACACGCTGGGCCTCAGCCAGTCCGGCACCAATGCCAACAGCTTCACGCTGCGCGGCCTGTCGGCGAGCCTGCAGAATGTGCAGATCAACGGCCTGCCCGGCCTCGCCTCCCGCTTCGGCTCGCCGACGTCGGCCAATATCGAGCGCGTGGAAGTGGTGAAGGGCCCTGCCTCAGTGCTCTATGGGCTGATGGAGCCGGGCGGCCTCGTCAACATCGTGACCAAGCAGCCGGAAGAAGAGGCCAGCAACACGCTCTACCTCACGACGCGTAGTTATGCCGGCGAGACATCTGAATTCGGCGATGACACGGGCGCCAGCCTCACCTTCGACTCGACCGGCAGCCTGACCAGCGACAGCAAATGGCTTTACCGGTTTATTGCCCGTGTGGAGACCGAAGACTCTTTCCGCAACGGGGTCAGCTCCGATAATCTCTACCTCTTTCCCTCTCTCACCTACCGCTTCAGCCCGGATGCGGAAGCCACTTTCGGGCTTGAATACGTGAAGGAAGACGGCGACGCGGATGATGGCCTCGCCGCCGTGAACAACGACATCAACCAGACCGCACCGATCAATGTGCGCTATCAGGAGGATGGCGATTTCGACAATGACGAGGGCCTTGTCGCCTTCGCCCGCGTGAACTGGGACCTGTCGGAAGATACGAGCCTCCACCTCAATCTCCGCAGCGTGTTCCACGAAGACGAGCGCAAACTCTACGAGAACAATCGTGTGAACGATGCGCCGGATCTCAAAGACGCAACATTGCGCCGGCGCGACCGTCACCAGCTCAATAAGCGCGAATATCATTTCGTGGACCTCAACGTGTCCCACACATTCGATACCGGATCTGTGCACCACAATTTGCTTGCAGGCATAAATGGCGGGTTTGAGCAGGCAGATTACGAGCGCATCCGGTTCGGCTCGGTCATCAAACCGAACATCTCGATCCTCGATCCGCAATTCGGGGTGGGCGAGCCCGTGGCGATCACGGCCGGCACTGACCGGATCACCGACTATCTGAACTATGGCGCCTATATCCAGGATGTTGCGAACCTGACCGACTGGCTGTCGGTCATGGTAGGCGGGCGTTATGACCGGCAGGATGTCGATTTCACCGAACAGGTTAGTGGCTTCACCGACGACCAGACCAGCGACGTGTTCCTGCCGCAGGGCGGTGTCGTGATCCGGCCTAATGACGTTCTTTCGCTCTATGCGAGCTACACGGAATCCTTCAATCCCAATTCAGTCCAAAACCGGGATGCAAACGGCAACCCCTTCGATCCGGAAAAAGGTGAACAGACAGAGGCTGGCATAAAGGCCACCCTGTTCGAAGAGCGGCTGAACCTGACCCTTGCCGCGTTCGATATCGAGAAGACCAATATCGTCGAGACCAATATCAACGGCGACCTGCAACTGCTTGGGGGCCTGGAAAGCCAGGGCGCCGAGTTCGAAATGCAGGCCCTTCCGCTGGAAAACTGGCAGATCCGGTTTGGCTATGCCTACACAGACTCGGTGATCTCGCAGAGCCCGGACGAAACTCTGATCGGCCAGCGCAACGCCTTCGCCCCCGTACACGATGCCTTCTTCTGGACGCGCTACAACCTGCCTCGCGAAGTGTGGAACGGAACGGTGGGCGCCTCAATCGGCGTGAATTACGAGTCGGACCGCGTGACCAATGCATCGCCTGCCACGCAGGTAGAGCTGCCGGGGTATACGCGGCTGGACCTCGGCTTCTATTACGAGGCCGAGCGGTACCGCGTCGCGCTCAGCATCGAGAACATTACCGATGCAACCTATTATACGGGCGGAACGAGAGACACGAGAATCTTCCCGGGCGATCCGCGGCTTCTGGTCCTGTCGATAAAGGCCAAGCTCTGACGGCATGCGCGCGGGCATGATCATCCGCACCATACATGCCTGGTCGGGGGCCGGGCTGAGCCTCCTGCTGGCAGTGATGGGGATCAGCGGTTTGCTGCTGGTCTTCAAGGACGATTACCTGCGCGCAAGCTTTCCGCAGGCCCGGCAAGTGGTGCCGGCTGATCCGGCGAAGGTTGCCGCTCTCACCGAGCAGGCCGAAGCGCTATATGGCGCAAGCGCGATCCGGTCGCTTCGGTTTCCTGCTCCGGATCTGGGGCTGCTCCGTGTGCGTCTCAACACGGGTGAGTCGGCCTATCTGGACAGTGCCGGCACAGAACTCACGCGCAGGCATGGCGATGCACGGCCGGAAGAGTGGGTGTTCGAATTGCACCATTATCTGCTGATGGGGGAGACGGGCGAGATCTTGGTTGGCATCGCCGGGCTCTGTCTGTTCGGCCTCATCCTGTCAGGACTGTATGCTCTCTGGCCGGCGCGCCGGTCGCTCGGGACCCGGGTCCTGCCTCGCTCGACGAAACGGAGGGACCTCCTCTCCAGCCACCGCAATCTCGGCATCCTTGCCGCTCTGCCCCTGATTGTGATGGCCCTGACCGGCGCGGGCATGATTTTCCCGGATGCGGCGAAGGCGCTGATGCTGGCGGGCCGGACATCTCCTGCGCCCCTCAGAATGGCGACGGCAGTGGACACGAGCGAGACGGACTGGCTCGCGCTTTTCCAAACGGCTCAGGACGAGTTTCCGGATGCAACCATTCGCGGCGTGACAATGGCATCCGGGCAAGGAGACGCTGTCCGTATCCGCATGCGCCAACCCGCAGAGTGGCAGCCGAACGGCCGCACCTATATCTCAGCGGACCCGGCGACCGCGACCATTCTCTCGGTTACGAACGCCCTGTCAGCCACTCCGGGCACGCAGGCATTCAACGCCTTCTATCCTATCCATTCCGGCCGGTTGGGCGAAGGCTATAGCGCGCGCATCTATGACCTGGTGCTCGCAATCATCGGCCTGAGCCTGACTGTGCTTGGGCTTGTTGGCGCGTACGCGTTCCTGACAAAGCCCCGGCGCCATCGGAAACGCGCGGCCAGGCATCTCTGATCTTCTCGCCCGACCATGAGACAGTGATGGACACGCCTGAGGCGGAGGCCAACAGAGCCTTCAACTCACTTTTGGGCATTTTGAGGAGCCAGACGGGACCTAATCCCTTGTTTCCTATGGTGCCGGCTGCAGGACGCGAACCCGCGACCCTCTGATTACAAAACCCTTTGAAGCCATGTTTCATGCGGTTTCAATGCGTTCCAATTCCCCAATAAATACAATTCACTATGGACGATCTGCCGCTCATTCCGTAGCATCTTGTTGCGTCGAATTTCATCGATTTTGGAACCCCAGTGGAACCCCACAGGAACCCCAAATCGACGATCAAGAAGGGAGAATGGATCAATGTCGCGCGTCAGAATTACCGATCGCACACTGTCCAAACAGCATGACATTCCTGCCGACCAAAAACGGATCGAGCTGTGGGACAACGTCCTACCGGGCTTTGGTGTCCGCGTCACGGGTCGAGGTGTGAAGAGCTACTTCGTTGTGACCCGCCTCGGCCGACAAAAGATCCGAGTGACCCTTGGCAAGTACCCTGCTCTGCCTCTTGCCGATGCGAGAGACAAGGCGCGCGAAGTCCTGGAAAGCGCAATGGGCGGCATCGATCCGAGGAGCACAGCGCCGACCGCGCCCAAAACCATCGAGGCACTTATTGAAGAGTTCGAGCGCCGACATTTGCCGAGCCTGAAGCCTAAGACGCAAATGCAATACCGCAATGCGCTGAAGAACTTCGCCAAGCGCTTCAAGGGACGCGACCCCGTCACCATCAACAAACGCGAAGTGCGTGCCATGCTCGATGATATGGTCGACGACGGTACGCCTATCCATGCGAACCGAAATCTCGCCGTCGTCAGAAAACTCTTCAACTGGGCAGTTGAGCGAGGCGTCATGGATATGAGTCCATGTTACGGCTTGAAAGCGCCTTCGAAGGAAAAGCAGCGGACGCGGTTCCTATCGATGGCCGAAATCAAATCGCTCTGGTCAGCACTCGATACCGTTCACCCCATCCAGGCAGCCTTTGTGAAGACTCTGCTCCTTACCGGCCAACGGCGAGAGACCGTAGCAACGATGCGGCGATCCAATATAGCGAGCGGTGTCTGGACCATTCCCCGGGAGAAGATGAAAGGTGACAGAACCCATTCGATCCCTCTTCCACGCCAGCTTCTCGAACTTATCAACGATCTTCCCCGCCAAGGAGACGAAGACATCGTTTTCACACATGATGGACGAAGCACATTCTCGGGGTACTCGAAACTGAAACAGCGCCTCGACGAAGCTGCCCCGATGGACGAATGGCGCTATCACGACCTACGCAGAACAGCTGGAACGCATATTGCCAGACTTGGCTTCCAGAGGCTGGTCGTCTCAAAGATACTTGGGCACGTGGAAAGCGGAGTGACGCAGATCTATGAACTGCATTCGTATGACGAAGAAAAGAAGACCGCGCTGCAGGCTTGGGCGGACGAGGTACTACAGCACTGTAAAGCCACTCTGCCCACTGAGTGATAATGATTGTCGGGCCTCGCAACAATATTCCCAAGCTGAATACGAGGGTTCGATTCCCTTCACCCGCTCCAATTTTCGAAAAATAATTACAAATAACACCGCATAAACAAGGTGTTGCGGGATTTCTTTTGCTGGCCCATTTCAATTGTTACACAATTTGTGTAACAATTGTGCATCAATGCGGTGGGGACCATGCGCGGGGAAGATCGGTTTCTGCAGAAACGAGGACAGCGCTGGCACTATGTCCGGCGCGTTCCGGCTCGCTTTTCCCAGCTGGATTCAAGAGGGCAAATCAGAATTTCCCTCGATACTTCCCGCATAGAGGTTGCCCGGGCCCGCCGGGACGCCATGGCTACCGCAGATGAAGACTATTGGGCGTCGCTTTCCATCAGCATGCTGAACGGAGATATTGCCGGGGATGCCCGCCTCCGTCAGGCACTCGAACGCCGGTATCGATCCGCTTGCGAGCGGGCAGCCGCACATGGATTTGCCTATCGGCCACTCGGTTCCCTCGTCCAAGAGGAAACACCAGTGGAAGAACTGGTCAACCGGCTCGAAACGATTGCCAGGGGCCTCGGCAGTTCGCCAAAGCCCGAGGGAGAGGCCCGCGTGGAAGCCCTGCTCGGCGGCGCCACGCCACCTCCGGTGACCGTGACACAGGCCTTTGAGATCTATTGCGATGAAATCGCTCTCGGTGACCTTTTGTCGAAATCCGAAAGCCAGAAAAAACTTTGGAAAAAGATCAAGTTCCGCGCAATCAGCTATTTCGTAGAGCTCGTTGGGGACAAGGCCATGACCGACATCACCCGGGACGATGCCCTTCAGTTCTACAATTGGTGGGCCGATCGCCTGAAACCATCCAAATCCAAAGGCAAACGTAAAGGCGCCAACACA is a window from the uncultured Hyphomonas sp. genome containing:
- a CDS encoding TonB-dependent receptor; the protein is MINLLKHPGTCSALILLAAAPAWAAPQASESEPAPDEQQILDTVVVTGEQVPYMRLSETATKTNLDLMDTPLSVTMLNETFLEDLHSERLADAYPYTLGLSQSGTNANSFTLRGLSASLQNVQINGLPGLASRFGSPTSANIERVEVVKGPASVLYGLMEPGGLVNIVTKQPEEEASNTLYLTTRSYAGETSEFGDDTGASLTFDSTGSLTSDSKWLYRFIARVETEDSFRNGVSSDNLYLFPSLTYRFSPDAEATFGLEYVKEDGDADDGLAAVNNDINQTAPINVRYQEDGDFDNDEGLVAFARVNWDLSEDTSLHLNLRSVFHEDERKLYENNRVNDAPDLKDATLRRRDRHQLNKREYHFVDLNVSHTFDTGSVHHNLLAGINGGFEQADYERIRFGSVIKPNISILDPQFGVGEPVAITAGTDRITDYLNYGAYIQDVANLTDWLSVMVGGRYDRQDVDFTEQVSGFTDDQTSDVFLPQGGVVIRPNDVLSLYASYTESFNPNSVQNRDANGNPFDPEKGEQTEAGIKATLFEERLNLTLAAFDIEKTNIVETNINGDLQLLGGLESQGAEFEMQALPLENWQIRFGYAYTDSVISQSPDETLIGQRNAFAPVHDAFFWTRYNLPREVWNGTVGASIGVNYESDRVTNASPATQVELPGYTRLDLGFYYEAERYRVALSIENITDATYYTGGTRDTRIFPGDPRLLVLSIKAKL
- a CDS encoding PepSY-associated TM helix domain-containing protein translates to MIIRTIHAWSGAGLSLLLAVMGISGLLLVFKDDYLRASFPQARQVVPADPAKVAALTEQAEALYGASAIRSLRFPAPDLGLLRVRLNTGESAYLDSAGTELTRRHGDARPEEWVFELHHYLLMGETGEILVGIAGLCLFGLILSGLYALWPARRSLGTRVLPRSTKRRDLLSSHRNLGILAALPLIVMALTGAGMIFPDAAKALMLAGRTSPAPLRMATAVDTSETDWLALFQTAQDEFPDATIRGVTMASGQGDAVRIRMRQPAEWQPNGRTYISADPATATILSVTNALSATPGTQAFNAFYPIHSGRLGEGYSARIYDLVLAIIGLSLTVLGLVGAYAFLTKPRRHRKRAARHL
- a CDS encoding site-specific integrase; this translates as MSRVRITDRTLSKQHDIPADQKRIELWDNVLPGFGVRVTGRGVKSYFVVTRLGRQKIRVTLGKYPALPLADARDKAREVLESAMGGIDPRSTAPTAPKTIEALIEEFERRHLPSLKPKTQMQYRNALKNFAKRFKGRDPVTINKREVRAMLDDMVDDGTPIHANRNLAVVRKLFNWAVERGVMDMSPCYGLKAPSKEKQRTRFLSMAEIKSLWSALDTVHPIQAAFVKTLLLTGQRRETVATMRRSNIASGVWTIPREKMKGDRTHSIPLPRQLLELINDLPRQGDEDIVFTHDGRSTFSGYSKLKQRLDEAAPMDEWRYHDLRRTAGTHIARLGFQRLVVSKILGHVESGVTQIYELHSYDEEKKTALQAWADEVLQHCKATLPTE
- a CDS encoding site-specific integrase — its product is MRGEDRFLQKRGQRWHYVRRVPARFSQLDSRGQIRISLDTSRIEVARARRDAMATADEDYWASLSISMLNGDIAGDARLRQALERRYRSACERAAAHGFAYRPLGSLVQEETPVEELVNRLETIARGLGSSPKPEGEARVEALLGGATPPPVTVTQAFEIYCDEIALGDLLSKSESQKKLWKKIKFRAISYFVELVGDKAMTDITRDDALQFYNWWADRLKPSKSKGKRKGANTANRDLGNLRLLYRAYFTHIGEEDRPNPFRNLSFKEQAVAKVAAFENAFVREKILAPGMFDAINEEARLIIFALVETGCRPSEIANLLPEHIHLDAPVPYISIQPTTDREIKTRSSIRDIPLVGVSLEAMKRAPNGFPKYRDKPDNLSAFLMSAFRTRKLLPSSQHRIYSFRHAFEKRMQEAGLDYGLRCLLMGHTTSRPEYGDGGSLDYRRAELLKITHPFSHDLFPPV